The following are encoded together in the Leptospira stimsonii genome:
- a CDS encoding MBOAT family O-acyltransferase, producing MLFNSLHFLFFFPVVLILNHLLKGKIQRIFLLGASFYFYMSWRKEFILLLLYSIVIDYFASLKISASPQGSKARRIWLVLSLITNLGLLAYFKYTNFLLGVVNDLTPVAGFKFAYYDIILPVGISFYTFQSMSYTIDVYRGQIEAKKSFLDFALYVSFFPQLVAGPIVRAQTFFRDLDMPLPVNKEDIQVAFCQILIGFTRKIVFADNLAKVVDFTFKNYATLNPVEIWTGALAFGWQIYFDFAGYTDIAIGVARLFGYKFDPNFNFPMVARNITDHWSRWHISFSTWIRDYIFIPLGGSRGSALFTYRNIFITWFFAGVWHGAAYHYIGWGLWQGIMILANREYGKTKAATFLNEKGGIVYDIAARVFTMFCLTFGFIMFRAETMEKAIPMMKALVFWVPGGFSSVKGYTNYTYGILLLICFVASYLFAKNNIEKIVQSRWKFILFFLANVFMLLIFGITESQSFLYFAF from the coding sequence ATGCTCTTTAACTCCCTTCACTTTTTATTTTTTTTCCCCGTAGTTCTCATTCTCAATCATCTGCTCAAGGGTAAGATCCAGAGGATCTTTCTCTTAGGAGCGAGTTTTTATTTTTACATGTCTTGGAGAAAAGAATTCATCCTTCTTTTGCTCTACTCGATCGTTATCGATTACTTCGCTTCCCTTAAAATTTCCGCTTCTCCTCAGGGTTCTAAGGCGAGAAGAATTTGGCTCGTTCTTTCCTTAATCACGAATCTCGGATTACTCGCCTACTTTAAGTATACGAACTTTCTTTTGGGAGTTGTCAACGATCTGACTCCGGTCGCCGGTTTTAAATTCGCTTATTACGATATCATTCTTCCGGTTGGAATTTCCTTTTATACGTTTCAATCGATGAGTTATACGATCGATGTCTATCGAGGTCAGATCGAAGCGAAAAAATCGTTTTTGGATTTCGCATTATACGTCTCTTTCTTTCCTCAGTTAGTCGCCGGTCCTATCGTTCGTGCGCAGACTTTCTTTCGAGATTTGGATATGCCTCTTCCCGTCAACAAGGAGGACATTCAAGTTGCATTCTGTCAGATCCTCATCGGGTTTACGAGAAAGATCGTTTTTGCCGATAACCTCGCGAAAGTCGTCGATTTTACCTTTAAAAATTACGCGACGCTCAATCCGGTGGAGATTTGGACCGGTGCGCTCGCATTCGGTTGGCAGATCTACTTCGACTTCGCTGGTTATACGGATATCGCAATCGGAGTGGCGAGACTTTTCGGTTACAAGTTCGATCCGAACTTCAACTTTCCGATGGTTGCAAGAAATATAACGGATCACTGGTCTCGTTGGCATATCTCTTTCTCCACTTGGATCCGGGATTACATCTTTATCCCGTTAGGCGGATCGAGAGGTTCCGCCCTTTTTACGTATCGAAATATTTTTATCACTTGGTTCTTTGCGGGCGTTTGGCACGGCGCGGCGTATCATTACATCGGCTGGGGTTTGTGGCAGGGAATTATGATTCTTGCGAATAGGGAATACGGAAAAACCAAAGCCGCTACATTCTTAAATGAAAAAGGCGGAATCGTTTATGATATTGCCGCGAGAGTATTTACGATGTTTTGCCTAACGTTCGGATTTATCATGTTCCGCGCGGAAACGATGGAGAAAGCGATCCCGATGATGAAGGCGCTCGTTTTCTGGGTGCCCGGTGGTTTTTCTTCGGTGAAAGGTTATACGAATTACACGTACGGAATATTGCTTTTGATTTGTTTCGTCGCCTCTTATCTTTTTGCGAAGAATAACATAGAAAAGATCGTACAAAGCCGTTGGAAGTTTATCCTATTCTTCCTTGCGAACGTATTTATGCTTTTGATTTTCGGAATCACGGAAAGTCAGAGCTTTCTCTACTTTGCGTTTTAG
- a CDS encoding SGNH/GDSL hydrolase family protein, with translation MKEYLAFLKDSKFWIPVLILTFLETGMQFGCYIPFLKKNSYAANVSRITNHVIDKQKEFDPDILIVGTSVAYQGLSLPILNKELEPLGKKIQSIAIPGTELIVQDLAVLKTLPHLKKVKTVVHVFEITTPWVGQKILNLHTLAMISEFDRLQVYPRIYDFGYEVKADDLAYITLKSIAYRRDIQDLILSPSKRIKDIGKRFRKENLDPWDYENSYKEKISMYPIKDIPDCVAKTDPANGQPIPEGSDRFHKKAIFDTCVLSSNPLNNAVEDDVTRQYFDRLKILHDEIRRIGKENGQEIEIIGVVAPYSQLIQEWRLEERNQVWKRELQRINPTNPVSLLDYQTLLDGSDNGDYYYDLIHLNKLGMEKLSHAFAKDLKETLIKEKK, from the coding sequence ATGAAAGAATATCTTGCATTTTTGAAAGATTCCAAATTCTGGATTCCGGTTTTGATCCTTACGTTTTTAGAAACAGGAATGCAATTCGGTTGTTACATACCGTTCCTGAAAAAAAATTCTTATGCCGCCAACGTTTCCAGAATCACGAATCACGTAATCGATAAACAAAAAGAATTCGATCCGGACATACTGATTGTAGGAACTTCGGTCGCCTATCAAGGATTATCTCTTCCGATTCTAAACAAGGAATTGGAACCTCTCGGAAAAAAAATTCAATCCATTGCGATTCCGGGAACCGAGCTGATCGTCCAGGATCTCGCCGTCTTAAAAACTCTTCCTCATTTAAAAAAAGTAAAAACGGTCGTGCACGTTTTTGAAATCACGACTCCTTGGGTCGGTCAAAAAATCTTGAACTTGCATACTCTCGCGATGATCTCCGAGTTCGATCGTTTGCAAGTTTATCCAAGAATTTACGATTTCGGTTACGAAGTCAAAGCGGACGACCTTGCTTACATCACATTAAAATCGATCGCCTATCGAAGAGACATTCAAGACTTGATCCTGAGTCCTTCCAAACGAATCAAGGATATCGGAAAACGTTTTAGAAAGGAAAATCTCGATCCGTGGGATTACGAGAATTCTTACAAAGAAAAGATCAGCATGTATCCGATCAAAGACATACCTGACTGCGTTGCAAAAACGGATCCTGCGAACGGACAACCGATCCCCGAAGGTTCGGATCGATTTCACAAAAAGGCGATCTTTGATACCTGCGTCCTTTCGAGTAATCCTCTAAACAATGCAGTCGAAGACGACGTCACAAGACAATACTTCGATCGATTGAAGATTCTACACGATGAAATTCGAAGAATCGGAAAGGAAAACGGGCAGGAAATCGAAATTATCGGAGTTGTCGCACCTTACAGTCAACTCATCCAAGAATGGAGATTGGAAGAACGCAACCAAGTCTGGAAACGAGAATTGCAAAGAATCAATCCTACAAATCCGGTTTCTCTTCTCGATTATCAAACGCTTTTGGACGGATCGGACAACGGTGATTATTATTACGACTTGATCCATCTCAATAAGTTAGGGATGGAAAAGTTGAGTCACGCGTTTGCGAAAGATTTAAAAGAGACTCTCATAAAGGAAAAGAAATGA
- a CDS encoding MBOAT family O-acyltransferase, with product MIFTSTLFLLFFLVVYLCYWAYNGRKYREWVIVIASLVFYATWSVPFLFHLLAILYINYLAVRSLFKNKSLAVLRAIVILDLINLAVFKYFYFFTENFYAWTHWGFLDQKNLGFQIILPLAISFYTFQIIAFVVDVYRGKIAEDTGFFRFVLFILFFPQLVAGPIMRHQDFFPILDKVRIKPSFVYAGLYLLGLGIAKKILVADNIASLVDPVFRNPSEYDNYSLFLAAQGFTWQVYCDFSGYTDIARGCAFLMGFNIPVNFRAPFFSQTIQDLWRRWHITLATWLRDYIYIPLGGSRTSEPKVYFNLIATFTLGGFWHGASWTYVIWGFWHGVCLVIDRVMDRLGIPKLPEKGFVWFVIRALFIYSIFMIGAIFFRSQNLGDSWYILSNGLYWIAEPAKHVLRTDLVAPFLIGGFLLHTLEYFEKTPRFYYRHKKTIVIVFMIILVLLLSNYAGKGQDFIYFQF from the coding sequence ATGATCTTTACTTCCACTCTCTTCCTCCTTTTCTTCTTAGTCGTTTATCTTTGTTATTGGGCTTACAACGGAAGGAAATACAGGGAATGGGTGATCGTAATCGCCTCTCTCGTCTTCTACGCGACTTGGAGTGTTCCCTTTCTATTCCATTTATTAGCGATTCTTTATATAAACTATCTCGCGGTTCGAAGTCTTTTTAAAAACAAAAGCCTCGCAGTTTTGCGCGCGATCGTAATTCTTGATCTGATTAACCTCGCCGTTTTCAAATACTTCTATTTTTTTACGGAGAACTTTTATGCTTGGACGCACTGGGGATTTTTAGATCAGAAAAATTTAGGTTTTCAGATCATTCTTCCTCTTGCGATCAGCTTTTATACGTTTCAGATCATCGCCTTTGTCGTGGACGTATATCGCGGAAAAATAGCGGAAGACACCGGATTTTTTCGATTCGTTTTGTTTATTCTCTTCTTCCCTCAGTTGGTCGCCGGGCCTATCATGAGACACCAGGATTTTTTTCCGATCTTGGACAAGGTAAGAATCAAACCTTCCTTTGTCTATGCCGGACTTTATCTTTTAGGCCTCGGGATCGCGAAGAAAATCCTAGTCGCGGATAACATCGCTTCCTTGGTGGATCCCGTTTTTCGAAACCCCTCCGAGTATGATAACTATTCCCTCTTTTTAGCCGCTCAAGGGTTTACGTGGCAGGTTTATTGCGACTTTAGCGGTTATACGGACATAGCGCGGGGTTGTGCCTTTCTGATGGGATTCAATATTCCGGTAAACTTTAGAGCGCCTTTTTTCAGCCAGACGATCCAGGATCTCTGGAGGCGTTGGCATATCACGCTTGCGACTTGGCTTCGGGACTATATCTACATTCCTTTGGGTGGATCCAGAACCTCGGAGCCCAAGGTTTATTTTAATTTAATCGCCACATTTACGTTAGGTGGTTTTTGGCACGGAGCGAGTTGGACCTATGTGATCTGGGGTTTTTGGCACGGGGTTTGTTTGGTGATCGATCGAGTGATGGATCGATTGGGAATTCCGAAATTACCGGAGAAAGGTTTTGTCTGGTTTGTGATCCGAGCATTGTTTATTTATTCCATTTTTATGATCGGAGCGATATTCTTCCGATCGCAGAACCTCGGAGATAGTTGGTACATTCTTAGCAACGGTTTGTATTGGATCGCCGAACCCGCCAAACACGTGTTAAGAACGGATCTGGTCGCTCCGTTTTTGATCGGAGGTTTCCTTTTACACACTCTGGAATATTTCGAAAAAACTCCGAGATTCTATTATCGACACAAGAAAACGATCGTAATCGTATTTATGATCATCCTAGTTCTTCTCCTATCCAATTACGCAGGTAAAGGACAGGATTTTATCTACTTTCAGTTCTGA
- a CDS encoding DUF1574 domain-containing protein, with product MSEKKTKIILPFLHSRLLWVPLLCFTFTFGLDRFLSSEIIRPYTEAGAEYYFYEMKDRVLSALVRQKESAKPEEKTLIFFGTSHMGEFSLGTIRKKRKDLIVYNFSAPSAPFSYHNYNLEKILSSGIKPDYAILEFYPDSMTDFCNRYPLRYSYDLPYFLRYANEFSTNDWDTFLRSRVFRTTVFPPRFKEAMQRIKDPSSKDMMLAIKNLLMNESDKFNGGIPNVLLANTPPEKLEEEAAKYYDDIYRYIRISDVQKKFLFHFLETAEKNGIKVILWSPLLYSGLESRVKSAEFYPSWEKIRREVLEFKNVFPLDMNDYREQVQCQKFIDPHHLSGGCYPEPTEILIDHLDSNL from the coding sequence ATGAGTGAAAAGAAAACAAAAATCATCCTTCCTTTTCTCCATAGTAGACTTTTATGGGTTCCCCTCCTTTGTTTTACGTTTACGTTCGGCTTGGATCGATTTCTTTCCTCGGAAATAATCAGACCTTATACAGAGGCTGGTGCGGAATATTACTTTTATGAAATGAAGGACCGTGTTTTATCCGCACTGGTAAGACAAAAAGAATCCGCAAAGCCGGAAGAAAAAACTCTGATCTTTTTTGGCACTTCGCATATGGGAGAATTCTCGTTAGGGACGATTCGCAAAAAAAGAAAAGATCTGATCGTTTACAATTTTTCCGCGCCGTCCGCTCCGTTCTCCTACCATAACTACAATCTGGAAAAGATTCTCTCCTCCGGAATCAAACCGGATTATGCGATTCTCGAATTTTATCCGGATTCTATGACGGATTTTTGCAACAGATATCCATTACGTTATTCTTATGATCTTCCCTATTTTTTGCGTTATGCGAACGAATTTTCCACGAACGACTGGGATACTTTTTTAAGATCGAGAGTATTTAGAACCACGGTGTTTCCCCCTCGGTTTAAGGAAGCGATGCAAAGAATCAAGGATCCGAGTTCGAAAGATATGATGCTCGCGATCAAAAATCTTTTGATGAACGAGTCCGATAAATTCAACGGAGGAATCCCGAACGTTTTACTCGCGAACACTCCTCCCGAAAAACTCGAAGAAGAAGCCGCGAAATATTACGACGATATCTATCGATATATCAGGATTTCTGACGTACAAAAAAAATTCCTCTTTCACTTTTTGGAAACGGCGGAAAAAAACGGAATCAAAGTGATTCTCTGGTCCCCACTTTTGTATTCAGGACTTGAATCCCGTGTTAAGTCCGCTGAATTCTATCCATCCTGGGAAAAGATCCGGAGGGAAGTATTAGAATTTAAGAATGTTTTTCCTCTTGATATGAACGATTATCGAGAACAGGTCCAATGTCAGAAGTTCATCGATCCTCATCATTTGAGCGGCGGATGTTATCCGGAGCCCACTGAAATTCTAATCGATCACTTGGATTCAAACCTTTGA
- a CDS encoding nucleotide pyrophosphohydrolase gives MKEDALSLNEAQAKVDDWIRNFGVRYFSELTNLAILMEEVGEFSRLMARKYGDQSFKKGEDPNGISKEMGDILFVLICLANQMGISLEDALKATLQKNTERDKNRHKENPKLQS, from the coding sequence TTGAAGGAAGACGCACTTTCGTTGAACGAGGCGCAGGCGAAGGTCGACGATTGGATTCGAAACTTCGGAGTTCGTTATTTTTCAGAACTCACAAACCTTGCGATCTTGATGGAAGAAGTCGGTGAGTTCTCCAGACTGATGGCGAGAAAATACGGGGATCAGTCTTTTAAGAAAGGCGAGGACCCGAACGGAATTTCGAAAGAGATGGGAGATATACTTTTTGTTTTGATCTGCCTCGCAAATCAGATGGGGATCTCTTTGGAAGACGCTCTCAAAGCCACCTTACAAAAGAATACGGAACGGGATAAGAATCGTCACAAAGAAAATCCGAAACTTCAGTCCTGA
- a CDS encoding ExbD/TolR family protein produces the protein MKSGTKKRKSLLDGEDSPLDMTSMLDVVFILLIFAMVAMSFQKEVHSLPVRLPKSNAEAGGVSSKKEIYLLKEGILRYEGKDFSKEEWKQIVSKEEFRESVLWVYGDEEADYGRFVFIVDSLKNAGLKELHLAVKKE, from the coding sequence ATGAAGAGCGGAACAAAAAAAAGAAAAAGCCTTCTCGATGGAGAAGATTCGCCTCTCGATATGACGAGTATGTTGGATGTCGTCTTTATTCTTCTGATCTTCGCGATGGTCGCCATGAGTTTTCAAAAGGAAGTTCATTCTCTTCCGGTTCGTCTTCCGAAATCGAACGCAGAAGCGGGTGGAGTCAGTTCGAAAAAGGAAATCTATCTTTTGAAAGAAGGTATTCTTCGTTACGAGGGTAAAGATTTTTCGAAAGAAGAATGGAAACAAATCGTCTCCAAAGAAGAATTCAGAGAATCCGTCCTTTGGGTTTACGGGGACGAGGAAGCCGATTACGGAAGGTTTGTCTTTATCGTCGATAGTCTAAAAAACGCGGGTTTAAAAGAATTACACTTAGCGGTAAAAAAAGAATGA
- a CDS encoding MotA/TolQ/ExbB proton channel family protein — MDVLFAKGGWVSVLILVVSFINVGLFLRVWTFLPILKRRILFHLQEETKNGTHDRSASSIRSISEDPDDFFAKEFFIPEAMTAWIRNLAGIATMLGLLGTVIGISVAFEEMKNAGTVSLEIFSEGIRLALNTTIQGLCVAIPSILGFQYLKMILQRTEIEIKQTIQNETEERFE; from the coding sequence GTGGATGTTCTGTTTGCAAAAGGAGGATGGGTCAGCGTACTTATCTTGGTTGTGAGCTTTATCAATGTCGGACTCTTTCTCAGAGTTTGGACCTTTCTTCCGATTCTCAAAAGAAGAATCCTGTTTCATCTTCAAGAAGAAACAAAGAATGGAACGCATGATCGATCCGCCTCATCAATCAGATCGATCTCGGAAGACCCGGACGATTTTTTTGCGAAAGAATTTTTTATCCCGGAAGCGATGACCGCTTGGATCCGAAATCTCGCAGGAATCGCAACGATGCTCGGACTCCTTGGAACGGTGATCGGCATCTCCGTCGCCTTCGAAGAGATGAAGAACGCGGGCACGGTCAGCCTCGAAATTTTTTCAGAAGGGATCCGCCTCGCCCTCAACACGACCATTCAAGGACTCTGTGTCGCCATTCCTTCGATCTTAGGATTTCAGTATTTGAAGATGATTTTACAAAGAACCGAAATCGAAATCAAACAAACGATTCAAAACGAAACGGAAGAACGTTTCGAATGA
- the ubiE gene encoding bifunctional demethylmenaquinone methyltransferase/2-methoxy-6-polyprenyl-1,4-benzoquinol methylase UbiE — protein MSEFKMPETDRKAGFVRENFNRIAEKYDRFNDWNSFLLHRVWKNRLVKEVEKNLGSHLRVMDLCCGTGDISVRLENSPSVDHVTCVDFSENMLEIAKTRLRKKGEEGRVDFQVGDATQLKNFQDSQFDAVSIGFGLRNVDHLSKAIQEIYRILKPGGLFLNLDVGKVKNPLIRWAADFYFFKIVPILGYILWGGKNEMFDYLPVSSLSYPSQEKLKSILEENGFRDVRFENFVFGNAVLHIARKAS, from the coding sequence ATGTCAGAATTCAAAATGCCTGAGACAGATCGAAAGGCCGGGTTTGTTCGAGAGAACTTTAACCGGATTGCTGAAAAATACGATCGATTCAACGATTGGAACAGCTTTCTTCTTCATCGTGTATGGAAAAATCGTCTCGTAAAGGAAGTAGAAAAGAATTTGGGATCTCATCTCAGGGTTATGGATCTTTGCTGTGGAACGGGTGACATTTCGGTTCGTTTGGAAAATTCTCCTTCCGTCGATCACGTGACTTGTGTGGACTTCTCCGAGAACATGCTCGAGATAGCAAAGACTCGTTTGCGAAAAAAAGGGGAAGAAGGAAGAGTCGATTTTCAAGTCGGAGACGCGACACAACTGAAAAATTTTCAGGATTCCCAATTCGACGCCGTTTCGATCGGTTTCGGATTACGTAACGTCGATCATCTTTCGAAAGCGATTCAAGAAATTTATCGGATTTTAAAACCGGGAGGTCTTTTTCTCAATCTGGATGTCGGAAAGGTGAAAAATCCTCTCATTCGTTGGGCGGCGGATTTCTATTTTTTTAAAATTGTTCCGATCCTCGGTTATATTCTTTGGGGAGGTAAGAACGAGATGTTTGACTATCTTCCCGTTTCTTCCCTTTCATATCCGAGCCAAGAAAAACTCAAATCCATCTTAGAGGAAAACGGATTCCGAGACGTGCGATTTGAAAACTTCGTTTTTGGAAACGCCGTTCTACACATCGCAAGAAAAGCTTCTTAG
- a CDS encoding TraR/DksA family transcriptional regulator, whose product MTAKKPAPAYDKKALQEIKELLLEKKSTLLEKYAHWEDNSKPSGLKEMGDIADIASEINEETLSSVLSEAEIETIREIDVALDKIEDGTYGICEGTGKKIPIARLKAIPWTRYTVEFAETLSKGKGGFMRKSNAGSLTGAYKIPTDMDSMDD is encoded by the coding sequence ATGACTGCAAAAAAACCAGCGCCCGCATACGATAAAAAAGCTCTACAAGAAATCAAAGAGCTCCTCCTTGAGAAGAAAAGCACTCTCTTGGAAAAGTATGCCCACTGGGAAGATAACAGCAAACCTTCCGGCCTGAAAGAAATGGGAGATATCGCCGATATCGCCTCAGAAATCAACGAAGAGACCCTGAGTTCTGTTCTTTCCGAAGCGGAAATCGAAACGATCCGTGAAATCGACGTCGCATTAGACAAAATCGAAGACGGAACCTACGGAATCTGTGAAGGGACAGGAAAAAAAATTCCGATCGCACGCCTCAAAGCGATCCCTTGGACTCGTTATACAGTTGAATTTGCGGAAACTCTCTCGAAAGGGAAGGGTGGTTTTATGCGCAAAAGCAACGCCGGAAGTCTAACGGGCGCGTACAAAATCCCAACCGATATGGATTCGATGGACGATTGA
- the rpmG gene encoding 50S ribosomal protein L33 encodes MREIIKLVCQEPGCSKGKSTYLLTKNKKAKTEKLVTKKFCKFCRKHTEYKETKV; translated from the coding sequence ATGAGAGAAATTATCAAGCTCGTTTGTCAGGAACCGGGATGTTCAAAGGGAAAGAGTACTTATCTTCTCACCAAGAACAAAAAGGCTAAAACCGAAAAACTGGTTACCAAAAAGTTCTGCAAATTTTGCAGAAAACACACCGAATACAAGGAAACCAAGGTCTAA